A genomic region of Micropterus dolomieu isolate WLL.071019.BEF.003 ecotype Adirondacks linkage group LG11, ASM2129224v1, whole genome shotgun sequence contains the following coding sequences:
- the lingo2b gene encoding leucine-rich repeat and immunoglobulin-like domain-containing nogo receptor-interacting protein 2b, giving the protein MRHPALHHGHLFLGGALLLLLASPALSCPARCECSAQSKSVSCHRKRLSTIPEGIPIETRVLDLSKNKLRIITPDNFSSFQQLEDLDISDNLISVVEPGSFRSQLALRSLNFRSNLLQLVPAGVLSGLTNLTRLDLSHNRLVVLLDHAFQDLRRLTSLEVGDNELVFISQRAFTGLLGLQSLTLERSNLTVVPTDALGHLHSLVELRLRYLSISFLKPFSFKRLTRLRRLEIDYWPWLDTLPPLSLHGLNLTTLFITNTNLSAFPGAALRNLPYLTHLNLSYCRIQHIHQGELGQLPHLLELRLQGAHLISIEAFAFAGLKSLQLLDVSQNRLDSLERGVFSSPDSLQRLCLGGNPLVCDCRLLWLLNSHKPPSLQILDVQPECSAPERLLGKTLRDLTEPLASRYMTCTKPRIGPNTTQLLMADEGQPARLSCMAEGAPRPSVVWITPHRRYITARSSGRVELQPDGTLEIKAAELHDSGVYLCIASNPAGNASLSASLAVKSLGIGDRSHYSNRSSNYLTDSNSTWGNGTVLYNMTVPIDIKTIIISTAMGCLSFLGVVIFCFLLLFAWSRGKGRHKSNFDIEYVPRKSNGAAAEVTETSGPRRVNMKMI; this is encoded by the coding sequence ATGCGACACCCAGCCCTGCACCACGGCCACCTCTTCCTGGGCGGGGCCTTGTTGCTTCTCCTGGCCAGCCCGGCTCTGAGCTGCCCCGCCCGATGTGAGTGCTCTGCCCAAAGCAAGTCGGTCAGTTGCCACCGCAAGCGCCTGTCCACCATCCCTGAAGGCATCCCCATTGAGACACGCGTCCTGGACCTCAGTAAGAACAAGCTCCGCATCATCACGCCAGACAACTTCTCTTCATTCCAGCAGCTGGAGGACCTGGACATTAGCGACAACCTCATCAGTGTGGTCGAGCCTGGCTCATTTCGTTCCCAGCTTGCTCTCCGCTCGCTCAACTTTCGCAGTAACTTGCTTCAGCTGGTTCCTGCTGGCGTGCTGTCAGGACTGACCAACCTCACCCGCCTTGACCTCAGCCACAACAGACTGGTGGTTCTCCTGGATCATGCCTTCCAAGATCTACGCAGGTTGACGTCCCTAGAGGTGGGTGACAACGAACTGGTTTTCATCTCTCAGCGGGCCTTTACAGGATTACTCGGGCTCCAAAGTCTGACCCTGGAACGTTCCAATCTGACTGTGGTCCCTACTGATGCTCTGGGACATCTGCACAGCCTGGTTGAACTGCGTTTGCGCTACTTGAGCATCAGCTTTCTAAAGCCTTTCTCCTTTAAGAGGTTAACGCGTCTCCGCCGACTAGAGATTGATTACTGGCCCTGGCTGGACACATTGCCTCCCCTCTCCCTGCACGGCCTGAACCTCACAACGTTGTTCATAACCAACACTAACCTGTCTGCCTTCCCCGGCGCAGCACTGCGCAACCTTCCCTACCTCACACATCTCAACTTGTCCTACTGCCGCATCCAGCACATCCATCAGGGAGAGCTGGGCCAACTCCCACACCTGCTGGAGCTTCGTCTCCAAGGGGCACATCTGATTTCTATTGAGGCCTTTGCATTTGCGGGCCTCAAATCATTGCAACTACTGGATGTGTCACAGAATCGCCTGGACTCTCTGGAGAGGGGAGTGTTTTCTTCACCAGACAGCCTCCAGAGGCTCTGTCTGGGTGGAAATCCATTAGTGTGCGACTGCAGATTGCTTTGGCTGCTCAACAGTcacaagcccccctctctgcaGATTCTGGATGTCCAGCCTGAGTGCAGCGCCCCTGAGCGGCTCCTGGGGAAAACTCTCCGTGACCTCACGGAGCCCCTGGCATCCAGGTACATGACCTGCACCAAACCAAGGATTGGACCAAACACAACCCAGCTGCTGATGGCTGATGAAGGTCAGCCGGCCCGCCTGAGCTGCATGGCAGAGGGAGCACCTCGGCCCTCAGTGGTCTGGATTACACCTCACAGACGCTACATCACAGCCAGGAGCAGTGGTAGGGTGGAACTCCAACCAGATGGTACACTGGAGATCAAGGCAGCGGAACTGCACGACAGCGGGGTGTACTTGTGTATTGCTAGTAATCCTGCTGGCAACGCTAGCCTGTCGGCCTCTTTAGCTGTGAAGAGCCTGGGCATTGGGGACAGATCTCACTATAGCAACAGGAGCTCAAACTATCTGACAGACTCCAACAGCACATGGGGGAATGGGACTGTACTGTACAACATGACCGTCCCTATAGACATTAAGACTATCATTATATCTACAGCCATGGGCTGCCTGTCCTTCCTAGGTGTGGTCATCTTCTGCTTCCTGCTTCTATTTGCCTGGAGCCGAGGCAAAGGACGCCATAAGAGCAACTTTGATATTGAGTACGTTCCACGCAAATCCAACGGggcagcagcagaggtgacTGAAACAAGTGGCCCACGACGGGTAAACATGAAAATGATTTGA